TATATAAACTACAAGTCATCAGTAAAAGACATTACGAAAGAAGTAACAAAAAACTTAAGTTCATCTATTAAGTATAGAACCAAGGTTATGAATAGATATGCCAAAAACCTTAAAAAAAGTGTAGAATTAGATTCAACTTCTCCTCTCCTAAACTCTATCCTGACAGACTCTGATAATTTTTCAAAAAGTTTAGAAAATAAAAAATCACTTCAAGATTTTCTGGCACATCAAGTTAAGGTACATAGCCTTGTTAATACGTTCATTATCTCATTGTCAGGTGACATAATAGAGAGTGCTATACCAAATATTGATTTTCTTACAAACTTAAATGATGAATCTTGCATAGACAGTGAACTTGCAAAAAGTTTTCATAAAGTTTTAAAAGAGAGAAAAAGTTATATTTCAGATTTTGGCTACCATAAAACTTCCAAAAAACCATCAGCATTTATAATCTCTCCTATCTTCAGCGACTCTAAGATAATAGGAGCTCTTGGTTTTCAAATAAATATTGATGAACTATACTCCATTATAGGAGATTATGACGGATTAGGAGAGACAGGTGAGATTATCATTGCATCAAAAGTTGCAGATAAAGCACTTTTTTTAAATCCTCTGAGAAATGATCCCTCAGCTGCATTTAAACGCTACGTAGAGATAGACTCTGCTTATGGATTGCCTATACAACAAGCTGTAAATTCAGGAAACAGCAGTGGAATATTTTATGACTATAAACATAATGAGGTTATAGCTACATGGGGGTACATTCCTGAACTTAGAATAGGTATGGTTTTTAAGGTAGATACTAAAGAGGCTTATGATGATATTGTAAAATTAAAAAACAGTACCATCTTGCTTGGCTTAATTGCACTTAGTATATATCTTTATATTGTATGGCTTATTAGAAAAATGATTTACTCGCTAGAGTCCAAACGTGAACAGTATGAATTTGGCATAATGGGGACAAATGATGGGTTATGGGACTGGAATCTAAAAAATAATTCAATTTATTTTTCACCTAGATGGAAAGAGATACTTGGGTATAAAGATGATGAACTCACAAATGAATTCTCTTCTTGGGAAGAAAAAATCCATCCTGAAGACAAACAACAAGCCCTTAAAGATGTTGAGGCAAGTTTAGTTAAAGAAGGTGTTGGTTTCAAAAACACACACCGCTTAAAACATAAAGATGGTCACTGGATTTGGGTACTTGGTCGTGCTAAAGTTTTGTTTGACGAGAATGGCAAAGCTTCTCGTATGGTTGGCTTTGAGACTGATATAACAGAGAACAAGGAAAAAGAGGAACAAATAGCTAAAATAGGAACTCTCCTTACTAACATAATCAACTCTTCTGATAATCTAATCTTTGTTAAGGACGAAAACTTTAAGTATATAGAGTGCAACACTGCCTTTGAAGAATTTGCGGAAAAAACAAGAGAAGAAATTTTAGGTAGAAGTGATTACGAACTGTTTGACAAAAAGATTGCCGATTTTTTTAGAGCCAAAGATGAGAAGGTAATAAAATCAAACAAGTCAGAATACAATCATGAATGGGTCACATATCCTAACGGGGAAAAAGTTTACTTACTTACGGTAAAAACTATACTTCACAATGAAAAAGGTGAATCGGCAGGTCTTGTAGGAAATTCCATTGACATGACAAGAGAACATGAGACACAACGTGAAATATATAAACTCAAATCAACAATTGAGAGAAGTCCTGTCTCTATAGTTATGACAGATGAAAAAGGTCTAATTCAATATGTGAATCAAAACTACAGCAAAGTTACAGGATACTCCATAAAAGAGCTTATAGGACAAAACCTAAGAATATTTAAATCAGGCTTTACTAGTGATGAAGAGTATGCAAAGATGTGGAGAGTCATTAATGATGGAAAAGTATGGTCTGGAGATTTTAAAAACGTTGCTAAAGATGGCTCTTTTTTTTGGGAAAACACAACAATAATGCCCTCCTTCAGTGAAGATGGTAAAGTAAACGGATTTATAGCTATTAAACTTGAAACAACAGAAAAACAGTATATGCAAGAGGCTCTAAAAAGCCAGGAAGAGATTATGATTGCCCAGTCTCGCCACGCTGCGATGGGTGAGATGATAAGCATGATAGCACACCAGTGGAGACAGCCTATAAGTGTGATTGCTATGGGAGCAAACAATATTTTAGCTGATATAGAGCTAGACATGGTTGATATAAATAATCTTGAGATTGGTGCAAAAGGGATAATAAAGCAAACTCAAGAGCTCTCAAATACCATTGATGATTTTAGACACTTCTTTAGACCGGGAAAAACACTGGAAAATATTTTGCCACAAAATATTCTTGAAGATGCTTTGGGTGTGATTGGAAAATCTTTACAAAATAACAATATTGAAATTATTCAAGAAGTTCATAATGCTAAAGAGATTACAACTCACTCCAGAGAGCTAATGCAGGTTCTTATAAATATACTCAACAACGCAAAAGAGGCACTGATTGAAAGTGGTGTTAAAGAGAAGAAAATATTTACCCTTATTAATGATAAAAAAGAGAGTCTGCTTATAAAAATTTGTGACAACGCTGGAGGGATAAAAGAGGATATAATA
The sequence above is drawn from the Candidatus Sulfurimonas baltica genome and encodes:
- a CDS encoding PAS domain S-box protein, which gives rise to MRVTTKLTALLLVAGLLPFISMTYINYKSSVKDITKEVTKNLSSSIKYRTKVMNRYAKNLKKSVELDSTSPLLNSILTDSDNFSKSLENKKSLQDFLAHQVKVHSLVNTFIISLSGDIIESAIPNIDFLTNLNDESCIDSELAKSFHKVLKERKSYISDFGYHKTSKKPSAFIISPIFSDSKIIGALGFQINIDELYSIIGDYDGLGETGEIIIASKVADKALFLNPLRNDPSAAFKRYVEIDSAYGLPIQQAVNSGNSSGIFYDYKHNEVIATWGYIPELRIGMVFKVDTKEAYDDIVKLKNSTILLGLIALSIYLYIVWLIRKMIYSLESKREQYEFGIMGTNDGLWDWNLKNNSIYFSPRWKEILGYKDDELTNEFSSWEEKIHPEDKQQALKDVEASLVKEGVGFKNTHRLKHKDGHWIWVLGRAKVLFDENGKASRMVGFETDITENKEKEEQIAKIGTLLTNIINSSDNLIFVKDENFKYIECNTAFEEFAEKTREEILGRSDYELFDKKIADFFRAKDEKVIKSNKSEYNHEWVTYPNGEKVYLLTVKTILHNEKGESAGLVGNSIDMTREHETQREIYKLKSTIERSPVSIVMTDEKGLIQYVNQNYSKVTGYSIKELIGQNLRIFKSGFTSDEEYAKMWRVINDGKVWSGDFKNVAKDGSFFWENTTIMPSFSEDGKVNGFIAIKLETTEKQYMQEALKSQEEIMIAQSRHAAMGEMISMIAHQWRQPISVIAMGANNILADIELDMVDINNLEIGAKGIIKQTQELSNTIDDFRHFFRPGKTLENILPQNILEDALGVIGKSLQNNNIEIIQEVHNAKEITTHSRELMQVLINILNNAKEALIESGVKEKKIFTLINDKKESLLIKICDNAGGIKEDIINKIFDPYFSTKEENVGTGLGLYMGKTIIEKHLGGTIEVINQSDTEGRVIGACFLIKLPYNRK